Proteins found in one Halobaculum sp. MBLA0147 genomic segment:
- a CDS encoding transposase, which yields MTTLDDHAHYVGYDTEPAVHVLLLGHALGIDGNHDLRRRLQRDPVLLGQLGFDTVPSSTTIWRIRTKRFDGELYDAVREAAHQIATECRENGLDAPGPTQPTREPTDDRDGRLGSQSPVLAEADRVTDAARREVYPALSLDRAENTAIDESAFWSLAAYLGLQSDAHANAGARRYLSESSQMTPLGDNFRDQLSSISIEEQREQLRDAARNIVLEAQSEGYLDREVPVAIDTTTGPRFWGDRTGREETILGTKTPSGEYAHHYATVQIVTDDAPVVLDARPVRLGESRDEIVADLLNSATEIVAPTVVLMDREFDTRGVRGVCETQGLRYLTPGSRVGEQSRIERLDRGNVDMFRDSEPSLAGPDREVLYQRAESDEIQTTISNSSEADEDRTEQSDLWLQLDDTLDVDLGVEENQKERAMWDALDDMMDDDGEEGDEETATYYLWKTNLSLPNEDEAAINRVTRLYSKRWRIESGYRALKKFLTPTTSPSHELRFWYFSFASLLYSVWRLVDVILRKQEGVESDGPVVPAATVVSFLRRSTGVG from the coding sequence GTGACGACACTCGACGACCACGCCCACTACGTGGGCTACGACACAGAACCGGCTGTTCACGTCCTATTGCTCGGTCACGCCCTCGGCATCGACGGCAACCACGACCTCCGCCGTCGGCTCCAGCGCGATCCGGTCCTGCTCGGCCAGCTCGGATTCGACACCGTTCCGTCGTCGACGACGATCTGGCGGATTCGCACGAAGCGGTTCGACGGCGAGCTGTACGACGCCGTCCGCGAGGCGGCACACCAGATCGCCACCGAGTGCCGCGAGAACGGCCTTGACGCACCCGGACCGACCCAACCGACGCGAGAACCCACAGACGACCGCGACGGCCGGCTCGGCAGTCAGTCGCCGGTCCTCGCCGAAGCCGACCGCGTCACTGACGCCGCCCGGCGCGAGGTCTATCCAGCACTGTCACTCGATAGAGCCGAGAACACTGCTATCGACGAGTCGGCGTTTTGGAGTCTTGCGGCGTACCTCGGTCTCCAGTCCGACGCCCACGCCAACGCCGGAGCGCGGCGGTACCTCTCCGAGAGCAGCCAGATGACGCCGCTGGGCGATAACTTCCGCGATCAACTTTCGTCGATCAGCATCGAAGAGCAGCGCGAGCAACTCCGCGACGCCGCCCGGAACATCGTCCTCGAAGCCCAGTCGGAAGGCTACTTGGACCGCGAGGTGCCGGTCGCTATCGACACGACGACCGGACCACGGTTCTGGGGCGACCGCACGGGCCGCGAGGAGACGATCCTCGGCACGAAGACGCCGAGCGGCGAGTACGCCCACCACTACGCGACCGTCCAGATCGTCACCGATGACGCGCCCGTGGTTCTGGACGCGCGGCCAGTGAGACTCGGCGAGTCCCGCGACGAGATCGTGGCTGATCTACTCAACTCCGCGACCGAGATTGTCGCGCCGACGGTCGTGCTGATGGACCGCGAGTTCGATACGCGCGGTGTGCGTGGTGTCTGTGAGACTCAGGGTCTCCGGTACCTCACGCCCGGCTCTCGCGTCGGCGAGCAGAGCCGGATTGAGCGGTTGGACCGGGGCAACGTCGACATGTTCCGCGACAGCGAGCCAAGTCTCGCCGGCCCCGACCGCGAAGTTCTCTACCAGCGCGCCGAGTCGGATGAGATTCAGACGACGATCTCCAACAGCTCGGAGGCCGACGAGGACCGCACCGAGCAGTCTGACCTCTGGCTACAGCTGGACGACACACTGGACGTGGACCTCGGCGTCGAGGAGAACCAGAAAGAGCGGGCGATGTGGGACGCGCTCGACGACATGATGGACGACGACGGCGAAGAGGGCGACGAGGAGACGGCGACGTACTACCTGTGGAAGACTAATCTGAGTCTTCCAAACGAGGACGAAGCGGCGATCAACCGTGTCACGCGGCTGTACTCGAAACGCTGGCGGATCGAATCCGGCTACCGGGCCTTGAAGAAGTTCCTGACGCCGACGACCAGTCCGTCGCACGAACTTCGGTTCTGGTACTTCTCGTTCGCCTCGCTTCTGTACTCAGTCTGGCGACTTGTCGACGTAATCCTGCGGAAGCAGGAGGGCGTCGAGTCCGATGGCCCAGTCGTTCCCGCTGCGACAGTCGTGTCGTTCTTGCGCCGGTCCACGGGCGTCGGTTAA
- the metG gene encoding methionine--tRNA ligase, translated as MSHEAFPTESPAVVTCGLPYANGPQHIGHLRTYVGGDVYSRALESLGQQTAFVCGSDMHGAPIAVGAQQEGVDPEAFATQYHEEFAETFPQFGVEFDNYGRTDDATNHETTRAFVREMEKRGFVYETEIPVAYDPEADQSLPDRFVEGTCPYCGERARGDECDEGCGRHLEPGEVEDPVSTITGNPAEYREQSHRYFRVTEFQEYLSAFLDRLEGTDNAQNQPREWVEGELRDWCITRDMDWGVDYPVEDGETDDLVLYVWVDAPIEYVSSTRQYTDRVGAETFDWAEAWGAPDDGSLTGGADAAATTDDADPAAGDTSAPADDTDPTAAIDVPNEGGEVVHVIGRDIIQHHTVFWPAMLRAVGYTEPRAVMASGFMTLGGKGFSTSRDRAVWASEYLEEGFHPDLLRYYLATNGAFQRDVDFSWEKFRERVNTELVGTVGNFLYRSLLFAHRNFETAPEVEPSAEVREAIETAIDEFETGVNDYSIRAVGEATTDLARFGNEYIQREEPWNLVDDDETRARQVIGDCVQIAKAIAVLFEPVCPDKSETLWSQLGEAGSVHDVETDAALEPPAGDLAEPTELFEKIEAERVEELNRKLEDRVAAATADDDVDEAASGETDETETDDATAAEGDGVTEFEPIADDRIGFEEFQELDLRVGEIEVAEPVADADDLMRLEVDIGVETRQIVAGIQGLHDADALPGTRVVVANLEPAELFGLESNGMVLAAGEQADLLTTHADAEPGTKIR; from the coding sequence ATGAGTCACGAGGCGTTCCCGACGGAGTCGCCCGCGGTGGTGACCTGCGGGCTGCCGTACGCGAACGGCCCCCAGCACATCGGTCACCTCCGCACGTACGTCGGCGGCGACGTGTACAGCCGCGCACTGGAGTCGCTCGGACAGCAGACGGCGTTCGTCTGCGGCTCCGACATGCACGGTGCGCCCATCGCCGTCGGCGCCCAACAGGAGGGTGTCGACCCGGAGGCGTTCGCGACACAGTACCACGAGGAGTTCGCCGAGACGTTCCCGCAGTTCGGCGTCGAGTTCGACAACTACGGGCGCACCGACGACGCGACCAACCACGAGACGACGCGAGCGTTCGTCCGCGAGATGGAGAAACGTGGCTTCGTCTACGAGACGGAGATTCCCGTCGCGTACGACCCCGAGGCCGACCAGTCGCTCCCGGACCGGTTCGTCGAGGGCACCTGTCCGTACTGTGGCGAGCGAGCCCGGGGTGACGAGTGCGACGAAGGGTGTGGTCGCCACCTCGAACCCGGCGAGGTCGAGGATCCGGTGTCGACGATCACCGGGAACCCGGCCGAGTACCGCGAGCAGTCACACCGCTACTTCCGCGTGACGGAGTTCCAGGAGTACCTCTCGGCGTTCCTCGACCGGCTGGAGGGGACGGACAACGCACAGAACCAGCCGCGCGAGTGGGTCGAGGGGGAACTCCGCGACTGGTGTATCACCCGCGACATGGACTGGGGCGTCGACTACCCCGTCGAGGACGGCGAGACCGACGACCTCGTCTTGTACGTCTGGGTCGACGCACCGATCGAGTACGTCTCCTCGACGCGACAGTACACCGATCGGGTCGGTGCCGAGACGTTCGACTGGGCCGAGGCGTGGGGGGCTCCCGACGACGGGTCGCTCACGGGTGGCGCCGACGCCGCCGCGACCACGGACGACGCCGACCCGGCAGCCGGCGACACCAGCGCGCCTGCCGACGACACCGACCCGACCGCAGCGATCGACGTGCCCAACGAGGGCGGCGAGGTGGTCCACGTGATCGGCCGCGACATCATCCAACACCACACGGTGTTCTGGCCGGCGATGTTGCGCGCCGTGGGGTACACGGAGCCGCGCGCGGTGATGGCCAGCGGGTTCATGACCCTCGGCGGGAAGGGGTTCTCGACCTCGCGCGACCGGGCAGTGTGGGCCAGCGAGTACCTCGAGGAGGGGTTCCACCCGGACCTGTTGCGCTACTACCTCGCGACGAACGGCGCGTTCCAGCGCGACGTGGACTTCTCGTGGGAGAAGTTCCGCGAGCGCGTGAACACGGAGTTGGTGGGGACGGTCGGGAACTTCCTCTACCGCTCGCTGTTGTTCGCCCACCGGAACTTCGAGACGGCCCCGGAGGTCGAGCCGTCCGCGGAGGTCCGCGAGGCGATCGAGACCGCGATCGACGAGTTCGAGACCGGCGTGAACGACTACAGTATCCGCGCCGTCGGGGAGGCGACGACGGACCTCGCGCGGTTCGGCAACGAGTACATCCAGCGCGAGGAGCCGTGGAACCTCGTCGACGACGACGAGACGCGCGCCCGACAGGTGATCGGCGACTGTGTCCAGATCGCGAAGGCCATCGCCGTCCTCTTCGAGCCGGTGTGTCCGGACAAGAGCGAGACCCTGTGGAGCCAACTTGGCGAGGCGGGGTCGGTCCACGACGTCGAGACCGACGCCGCCCTGGAGCCACCGGCCGGCGACCTCGCGGAGCCGACGGAACTGTTCGAGAAGATCGAGGCCGAGCGCGTCGAGGAACTCAACCGGAAGCTGGAGGACCGCGTCGCCGCGGCGACGGCCGACGACGATGTAGACGAAGCGGCGTCCGGGGAGACGGACGAGACCGAAACTGACGACGCCACGGCGGCCGAAGGTGACGGCGTGACGGAGTTCGAACCCATCGCGGACGACCGGATCGGTTTCGAGGAGTTCCAAGAGCTGGACCTGCGGGTCGGCGAGATCGAGGTCGCCGAGCCGGTCGCGGACGCGGACGACCTGATGCGACTGGAGGTCGACATCGGTGTCGAGACCCGCCAGATCGTCGCCGGCATTCAGGGGCTCCACGACGCCGACGCCTTGCCCGGGACGCGGGTCGTCGTCGCGAACTTGGAGCCCGCCGAGCTGTTCGGCCTGGAGTCGAACGGGATGGTGTTGGCGGCCGGCGAGCAGGCCGACCTGCTGACCACCCACGCAGACGCCGAACCGGGGACGAAGATCCGCTGA
- a CDS encoding YbaK/EbsC family protein: MHETTREFVERLRAAHGVEPAVETFPEGTKTAADAAAAVGCEPSQIVKSVVLTVDLAGGDDGDGDTDGASGTHPNPTDSTDEDGRAVVVVLTAGHHRVDTDALVHELGAESVSLADPDTVQAATGWSIGGVPPVCHDRDLPVYLDESLRDHETVWAAAGTPETVFPVAPERLVAWTDPTPTTAFEDA, translated from the coding sequence GTGCACGAGACCACACGCGAGTTCGTCGAGCGGCTCCGGGCGGCTCACGGGGTGGAGCCGGCCGTCGAGACGTTCCCCGAGGGGACGAAGACCGCCGCCGACGCCGCCGCTGCCGTCGGCTGCGAGCCGAGCCAGATCGTCAAGAGCGTCGTGTTGACCGTCGACTTGGCGGGTGGCGACGACGGGGACGGAGACACGGACGGAGCGTCGGGTACCCACCCGAACCCGACCGACTCGACGGACGAGGACGGACGGGCGGTCGTCGTGGTCCTCACCGCCGGCCACCACCGCGTCGACACGGACGCACTGGTACACGAACTCGGCGCGGAGTCCGTCTCGTTGGCCGACCCGGACACGGTGCAGGCGGCGACCGGGTGGAGTATCGGCGGCGTCCCGCCGGTGTGTCACGACCGCGACCTGCCGGTGTACCTCGACGAGTCACTGCGCGATCACGAGACCGTCTGGGCCGCCGCGGGCACGCCGGAGACGGTGTTCCCCGTCGCACCCGAGCGGTTGGTCGCGTGGACCGACCCGACGCCGACGACGGCGTTCGAAGACGCCTGA
- a CDS encoding site-specific DNA-methyltransferase: MRTDDAAPTTTHRVCLGDARRLPLPDDSVELVVTSPPYPMIEQWDDLFAAQDPRIAEALQAGEGPRAFDLMHGLLDEAWAELQRVLVDGGIACVNVGDATRTVAGEFRLYPNHARVAERMRAAGFRQLPGVLWRKPTNAPAKFMGSGTLPPNAYVTLEHEHVLVFRNGRRRSFPASDPDRYEASYFHEERNRWFSDLWDGLDAASQAADEATPRERLAAFPVELPYRLISMYSVYGDTVLDPFWGTGTTTLAAMAAARDSVGVEVEPGLPTQFDDRVDGVRSWAQERVDRRLADHREYVAEREATEYEAEHYDFDVVSSRERRIRLYTVADVSRVSGGYRVEHELVDGKQ; encoded by the coding sequence ATGCGAACCGACGACGCGGCCCCGACGACCACCCACCGAGTGTGTCTCGGGGACGCCAGACGGCTCCCGTTGCCGGACGACAGCGTCGAGTTGGTCGTCACCTCGCCGCCGTACCCGATGATCGAACAGTGGGACGACCTGTTCGCGGCCCAAGACCCGCGCATCGCGGAGGCGTTGCAGGCGGGCGAGGGGCCGCGTGCGTTCGACCTGATGCACGGCCTGCTCGACGAGGCGTGGGCGGAACTCCAGCGGGTGCTCGTCGACGGCGGAATCGCGTGTGTCAACGTCGGGGACGCCACGCGGACCGTCGCCGGCGAGTTCCGGCTGTACCCGAACCACGCCCGCGTCGCGGAGCGGATGCGCGCCGCCGGGTTCCGCCAACTCCCGGGCGTGTTGTGGCGGAAACCGACGAACGCACCCGCGAAGTTCATGGGGTCGGGGACGCTCCCACCGAACGCGTACGTCACGCTGGAACACGAACACGTGCTCGTGTTCCGGAACGGACGGCGACGGTCGTTCCCCGCGAGCGACCCGGACCGGTACGAGGCGTCGTACTTCCACGAGGAGCGGAACCGCTGGTTCTCGGACCTGTGGGACGGGTTGGACGCCGCCTCGCAGGCCGCCGACGAGGCGACACCCAGAGAGCGGTTAGCCGCGTTCCCGGTGGAGTTGCCCTACCGACTGATCTCGATGTACTCCGTCTACGGTGACACGGTGTTGGACCCGTTCTGGGGAACCGGGACGACGACGCTGGCGGCGATGGCGGCCGCACGCGACTCCGTCGGCGTCGAAGTCGAACCGGGACTCCCGACGCAGTTCGACGACCGCGTCGACGGCGTCCGCTCGTGGGCTCAGGAACGGGTCGACAGACGGCTCGCGGACCACCGCGAGTACGTCGCCGAGCGGGAGGCCACGGAGTACGAGGCCGAACACTACGACTTCGACGTGGTGTCCAGCCGCGAGCGGCGCATCCGGCTGTACACGGTCGCCGACGTGTCGCGTGTCTCGGGTGGCTACCGGGTCGAACACGAACTCGTCGACGGCAAGCAGTGA
- a CDS encoding YqaA family protein — protein sequence MSLADFAWLERVVEEATGWPGLVIVFVYSFLIAFALPGVSEVVLLAPLDLGLGFWGRMAVLTFVSGLGKAAGSVFAFHIGQEAKEAGPIVRFLRRSRFDVIEWSERRTVEIARRYGYAGLAAALCVPGFPDTLSIYAFAVLEEDYAKFAAATFVGSVGRLVVTLALAQVGFIALTGV from the coding sequence GTGAGCCTCGCCGACTTCGCGTGGCTCGAACGCGTCGTCGAGGAGGCGACCGGCTGGCCGGGACTGGTGATCGTCTTCGTCTACTCGTTTCTGATCGCGTTCGCGCTGCCGGGCGTCAGCGAGGTCGTCCTCTTGGCGCCGCTCGACTTGGGACTAGGTTTCTGGGGACGGATGGCCGTGTTGACGTTCGTCTCCGGGCTCGGGAAGGCCGCCGGGTCCGTGTTCGCGTTCCACATCGGCCAGGAGGCGAAGGAGGCGGGTCCGATTGTCCGGTTCCTGCGGCGCTCGCGGTTCGACGTGATCGAGTGGTCGGAACGCCGCACGGTCGAGATCGCCCGTCGGTACGGCTACGCCGGGCTCGCGGCGGCGCTGTGTGTCCCCGGGTTCCCGGACACGCTCTCGATCTACGCGTTCGCCGTCTTGGAGGAGGACTACGCGAAGTTCGCGGCCGCGACGTTCGTCGGGAGCGTCGGCCGACTCGTCGTCACGCTCGCGCTCGCACAAGTTGGCTTCATTGCACTGACCGGGGTCTGA
- a CDS encoding metallophosphoesterase: MSSDSPQIRYVNDLERAYDDPERIGRVAQFLTGGDDPIVLDGGDSTALGALSLASDDPGGEPTIESGPSGRLAPDSAESEVIDHPVDPALPLFDAVEPDVHVPGNHDLDAGDAHLEVVQSATAGQWLAANLSGTDAFDETAVFERAGDRVGIVGVTHPAVARMARLVAANTAGDSSVDPALSATDPVPHVHDAVDSLEDRGVDHSVVVSHCGGTDETIARQCEVDLILGGHDHRHEVFETAGTTVARTAGHGRAALAIDLGGPTVHVHDLDDVTPHTSVTEWYDRERSRLGLDATVAAVSASHDSPAVRRRVCVALRRQTDADLAVVPALAVRGRLAGTVTTADLIGVVPFRLPTATVTVPRRVATRLVTAADDPDDPLDRTVWDGADPERGTVATDADPVHLALVAGAVERGPLASLGTEVITERHGQLHELFLEDVRSSGW, translated from the coding sequence GTGTCCAGCGACTCACCACAAATCAGGTACGTCAACGACCTCGAACGCGCCTACGACGACCCGGAGCGGATCGGGCGTGTGGCGCAGTTCCTCACTGGCGGGGACGACCCGATCGTCCTCGACGGTGGCGACTCGACGGCGCTGGGAGCACTCTCACTGGCGAGCGACGATCCCGGAGGTGAACCGACGATCGAATCGGGACCGAGCGGCCGACTCGCTCCCGACTCGGCGGAGTCGGAGGTGATCGATCACCCCGTCGATCCGGCGCTTCCGCTCTTCGACGCGGTCGAACCGGACGTTCACGTGCCGGGGAACCACGACCTCGACGCCGGTGACGCTCACCTCGAGGTGGTTCAGTCGGCGACTGCCGGGCAGTGGCTCGCCGCGAACCTCTCGGGCACGGACGCGTTCGACGAGACGGCCGTGTTCGAGCGGGCTGGAGACCGAGTCGGGATCGTCGGCGTCACACACCCGGCGGTGGCGCGTATGGCACGACTCGTCGCCGCGAACACGGCTGGCGACTCGAGTGTCGATCCGGCGCTGTCCGCCACCGACCCCGTCCCGCACGTCCACGACGCCGTCGACAGTCTCGAAGACAGAGGAGTGGACCACTCGGTCGTCGTCTCTCACTGTGGCGGGACGGACGAGACCATCGCCCGTCAGTGTGAGGTCGACCTGATCCTCGGGGGGCACGACCACAGGCACGAGGTGTTCGAGACGGCGGGGACGACGGTCGCGCGCACCGCGGGCCACGGACGAGCGGCACTCGCGATCGACCTCGGGGGGCCGACCGTCCACGTCCACGACCTCGACGACGTCACACCGCACACGAGTGTCACCGAGTGGTACGATCGCGAACGGTCTCGGCTCGGACTGGACGCGACGGTGGCGGCCGTCTCGGCCTCACACGACAGTCCCGCGGTCAGACGACGAGTCTGTGTCGCGTTGCGTCGGCAGACGGACGCCGACCTCGCCGTGGTCCCCGCGCTGGCGGTTCGAGGACGACTCGCCGGAACAGTCACGACAGCCGACCTGATCGGCGTCGTCCCCTTCCGACTCCCGACGGCGACGGTGACGGTCCCCCGTCGGGTGGCGACGCGTCTCGTCACGGCCGCGGACGACCCCGACGATCCTCTCGACCGGACAGTGTGGGACGGAGCCGACCCCGAACGTGGAACTGTCGCGACAGACGCCGACCCCGTCCACCTCGCGCTCGTCGCGGGCGCGGTCGAACGGGGACCGCTCGCGTCGCTGGGGACGGAGGTGATCACCGAGCGACACGGGCAACTCCACGAGTTGTTCCTCGAGGATGTCCGATCCAGTGGCTGGTGA
- the mfnA gene encoding tyrosine decarboxylase MfnA, whose translation MQTGVADHRPQSFDRVLSSMCTEPHPAARAAAERFLATNPGDPATYQTVARLEAAVVADLARLADHPVVGPNDPTVAGDAGVAVPTDDLGAGPSTDDASVAVSTDDGPTEPTYGYVTSGGTEANVQAIRAARNRADTRDPNVVVPSSGHFSFTKAAELLGVELREAPTHPVDSDPTKAGRVDVDAVRAAVDDDTVAVVGVAGSTAYGRVDPIPELGEIANEAGVHLHVDAAWGGFHLPFTDHAWSFADAPVDSLTIDPHKLGRAAVPAGGLLVREPATLDALAVDTPYLETHAQATLTGTRSGAGVASAAAALDALWPTGYRADYDRAVELATWLSEQLRDRGFAVRPRDMPIVAVALPEGLVDDLRAAGWRLSPTAAGEARVVLMPHVDRESLSAFLADLDRSR comes from the coding sequence ATGCAGACGGGTGTCGCCGACCACCGACCACAGTCGTTCGACCGGGTGCTGTCGTCGATGTGTACCGAGCCACACCCCGCGGCACGGGCGGCTGCGGAACGCTTCCTCGCCACGAACCCCGGCGACCCGGCGACCTACCAGACCGTCGCGCGTCTTGAGGCCGCCGTCGTCGCGGACCTCGCACGGCTCGCGGACCACCCGGTGGTCGGACCGAACGACCCCACGGTGGCCGGCGACGCGGGCGTGGCGGTGCCGACGGACGACCTCGGCGCGGGACCGTCGACCGACGACGCGAGCGTGGCGGTCTCGACGGACGACGGTCCGACGGAGCCGACCTACGGCTACGTCACCAGTGGTGGGACGGAGGCGAACGTCCAGGCGATCCGCGCCGCACGCAACCGGGCGGACACCCGCGACCCGAACGTCGTCGTCCCCTCGTCGGGCCACTTCAGCTTCACCAAGGCCGCCGAACTGCTCGGCGTCGAACTCCGCGAGGCCCCGACACATCCCGTCGACAGTGATCCGACGAAGGCCGGCCGTGTCGACGTCGACGCCGTGCGGGCGGCGGTGGACGACGACACCGTCGCGGTGGTCGGCGTCGCGGGCTCGACCGCGTACGGGCGCGTGGACCCGATCCCGGAGTTGGGTGAGATCGCCAACGAGGCCGGGGTCCACCTCCACGTCGACGCGGCGTGGGGTGGGTTCCACCTGCCGTTCACGGACCACGCGTGGTCGTTCGCGGACGCGCCGGTGGACTCGCTGACGATCGACCCACACAAACTCGGTCGCGCGGCGGTGCCGGCCGGCGGGCTGCTCGTACGCGAGCCGGCGACGCTGGACGCACTCGCCGTCGACACGCCGTACCTGGAGACCCACGCGCAGGCGACACTCACCGGGACGCGGTCGGGCGCCGGCGTCGCCTCCGCCGCGGCCGCACTCGACGCCCTGTGGCCGACGGGCTACCGGGCGGACTACGACCGCGCCGTCGAGTTGGCCACGTGGCTGAGTGAGCAACTCCGCGACCGTGGGTTCGCGGTCCGGCCGCGCGACATGCCGATCGTCGCCGTCGCGCTCCCGGAAGGACTCGTCGACGACCTCCGAGCCGCCGGCTGGCGACTGTCGCCGACCGCGGCCGGCGAGGCGCGTGTCGTGCTGATGCCCCACGTCGACCGCGAGTCGCTGTCGGCGTTCCTCGCGGATCTGGATCGGTCGCGGTGA
- a CDS encoding YkgJ family cysteine cluster protein, which produces MESLETELERARALDVDSLAASIREIGFECTRCGACCKAEADDPHTATVFPDEVRQVQRAAAGLDDADADDADDTDSDDRADGAAGGSGGAGDSSATDPEAEYDWRDVARPMPYGIREGPDGPTGETFEWALATDDCGDCTFYEEAADGTGACSVHEDRPLVCQTYPFSVALGGTSQPMGEAVDEDGVVRAHECEGLGRDIDREAARELAAALKERAVRELEEAIAVRDSYEPTDADGVVVHDSEGAKRPDGRPLGPDAD; this is translated from the coding sequence GTGGAGTCGTTGGAGACGGAGCTGGAACGAGCACGCGCGCTGGACGTGGACAGCCTCGCCGCCTCGATCCGCGAGATCGGCTTCGAGTGTACGCGCTGTGGCGCCTGTTGTAAGGCGGAGGCGGACGACCCCCACACGGCGACGGTGTTCCCCGACGAAGTCCGGCAGGTCCAGCGTGCCGCGGCGGGACTCGACGACGCCGATGCCGACGACGCCGACGACACCGACTCGGACGACCGCGCGGACGGCGCTGCCGGCGGTAGTGGCGGTGCCGGCGACTCGTCCGCGACCGACCCCGAGGCGGAGTACGACTGGCGTGACGTGGCGCGGCCGATGCCGTACGGGATTCGCGAGGGGCCGGACGGGCCGACCGGGGAGACGTTCGAGTGGGCACTGGCGACGGACGACTGCGGGGACTGCACGTTCTACGAGGAGGCCGCGGACGGCACCGGCGCGTGTTCCGTCCACGAGGATCGCCCGCTCGTCTGCCAGACGTACCCGTTCAGCGTCGCGCTCGGCGGGACCAGCCAACCGATGGGGGAGGCGGTCGACGAGGACGGCGTGGTCCGCGCCCACGAGTGCGAGGGGCTCGGCCGCGACATCGACCGCGAGGCGGCCCGCGAGTTGGCGGCGGCGCTGAAGGAGCGTGCCGTCCGCGAACTCGAGGAGGCCATCGCCGTCCGGGACTCCTACGAGCCGACGGACGCCGACGGGGTCGTCGTCCACGACTCCGAGGGGGCTAAACGCCCGGACGGCCGCCCGTTGGGCCCCGACGCCGACTGA
- a CDS encoding MBL fold metallo-hydrolase codes for MYVDTFSLDVSTRAPTGQTNAYLVSGEPVVGDTDAGPRSDDTDHEPPSDDADAESGTAERADTDPETETLLIDPAARSETLDTVVHEKGLDHVAVTHTHPDHVDAVAHYATTTDATVWARRWRTDRFREATGVDPDRTFLDGDAVGPARVSDTPGHAPDHVAFETARGVVCGDLAVATGSVAVAAPEGDVRAYLASLRRLLARDPPRLYPGHGPVIDDPRGTCERLLAHRRDRERAVREAVAGGARDLESVVDDAYETDVSGVRDLARATVVAHLEKLAAEGHLRWDPTTERVSPVT; via the coding sequence ATGTACGTCGACACCTTCTCGTTGGACGTGTCCACCCGTGCCCCGACGGGCCAGACGAACGCGTACCTCGTGAGCGGCGAGCCGGTGGTGGGCGACACGGACGCCGGACCACGGTCGGACGACACGGATCACGAACCGCCGTCCGACGACGCGGACGCCGAGTCGGGGACGGCGGAGAGAGCGGACACCGATCCCGAGACGGAGACGCTGTTGATCGACCCCGCCGCTCGCTCGGAGACGCTGGACACGGTCGTCCACGAGAAGGGACTCGATCACGTCGCCGTCACGCACACGCACCCGGATCACGTCGACGCCGTCGCACACTACGCGACGACGACGGACGCGACGGTCTGGGCGCGCCGCTGGCGGACGGACCGGTTCCGCGAGGCGACGGGCGTCGACCCGGACCGTACCTTCCTCGACGGCGACGCCGTCGGCCCGGCACGAGTCTCCGACACGCCCGGGCACGCGCCGGACCACGTCGCCTTCGAGACGGCTCGGGGTGTGGTGTGTGGGGATCTCGCGGTCGCCACCGGCAGCGTCGCCGTCGCGGCGCCGGAGGGTGACGTACGTGCGTACCTCGCGTCGCTGCGCCGCCTGCTCGCACGGGACCCACCACGACTCTACCCCGGACACGGCCCGGTGATCGACGACCCGCGGGGGACCTGCGAGCGGCTGCTCGCACACCGGCGCGACCGCGAGCGGGCGGTCCGCGAGGCGGTCGCCGGCGGCGCGCGCGACCTCGAGAGTGTCGTCGACGACGCCTACGAGACGGACGTGTCCGGCGTGCGAGACCTCGCACGGGCGACGGTGGTCGCGCACCTCGAGAAACTGGCCGCCGAGGGTCACCTGCGTTGGGACCCGACGACGGAGCGGGTGTCGCCCGTGACGTGA